The proteins below are encoded in one region of Odocoileus virginianus isolate 20LAN1187 ecotype Illinois chromosome 18, Ovbor_1.2, whole genome shotgun sequence:
- the PTAR1 gene encoding protein prenyltransferase alpha subunit repeat-containing protein 1 isoform X2, which translates to MGSILWRMNSSSFIELIDVTCTLLLLNPDFTTAWNVRKELILSGTLNPIKDLHLGKLALTKFPKSPETWIHRRWVLQQLIQETSLPSFMTKGNLGIIPAERTQQLIREEMEVCGEAAGRYPSNYNAWSHRIWVLQHLAKLDTKILLDELSSTKHWASMHVSDHSGFHYRQFLLKSLISRTVTDGSVLEQSPLRSESTVVLPKDEEAVASAEESRINLPHLLEEEVEFSTDLIDAYPGHETLWCHRRHIFYLQHHLNGRFPHSMIQLPPADSPGGTLSDLHSIPAGPHTSQAMEVDGLSDFSKQGYSQEIKRLKRTPAPDSLGLEMEHRFIDQVLSTCRNVEQARFANAYRKWLVTLSQ; encoded by the exons aaaagAGCTGATCCTCTCAGGTACTTTAAATCCAATTAAGGACTTACATCTGGGAAAACTGGCCTTAACTAAGTTTCCGAAGAGTCCAGAAACATGGATTCACAG GCGATGGGTGCTACAACAGCTAATTCAGGAAACCTCCTTGCCTTCCTTTATGACCAAAGGAAACTTGGGAATAATTCCTGCAGAAAGGACACAGCAACTAATACGAGAAGAGATGGAGGTCTGTGGTGAAGCAGCAGGGAGATACCCAAGCAACTATAATGCCTGGTCTCATCGCATCTGGGTTTTACAGCACCTGGCTAAGCTGGACACCAAG ATTCTTCTTGATGAACTATCTTCTACTAAACACTGGGCATCCATGCATGTTTCAGACCACAGTGGATTTCACTACCGCCAATTTTTATTAAAGTCTTTGATTAGCCGAACTGTGACTGACGGTTCTGTATTGGAGCAAAGTCCTTTGAGAAGTGAGTCAACTGTAGTTCTCCCAAAAGATGAAGAAGCAGTGGCTTCAGCAGAGGAATCAAGGATAAATCTTCCCCATCTTCTAGAAGAAGAAGTTGAATTCAGCACTGATCTTATTGATGCCTACCCAGGACATGAGACCCTTTGGTGTCATAG GCGGCATATTTTCTACCTTCAGCATCACTTAAATGGTAGGTTTCCTCACAGCATGATCCAGTTGCCACCTGCCGACAGTCCTGGGGGAACTTTGAGTGACTTGCACAGTATCCCAGCAGGCCCCCACACATCTCAGGCAATGGAGGTGGATGGACTTAGTGACTTTAGCAAGCAAGGCTATTCCCAGGAAATCAAACGCCTGAAGCGGACTCCAGCTCCAGACTCCCTGGGCCTGGAAATGGAGCACAGGTTCATCGATCAAGTACTGTCCACCTGTCGGAACGTGGAACAAGCCAGGTTTGCCAATGCATACAGAAAATGGCTGGTTACATTGAGTCAATGA